A part of Capsicum annuum cultivar UCD-10X-F1 chromosome 6, UCD10Xv1.1, whole genome shotgun sequence genomic DNA contains:
- the LOC107874973 gene encoding calumenin-A, producing the protein MSKVVVTAKITAFIFLVVLFIKLNVNNSAYYYTPKGLSRRLGLKIRDPIFDPLVAELEQKPKEKKNNNNSSERSRKKEDDKYFDNDGRLKTTLRLMVLFPILDVAPKDGFIEYKELKVWNTQQTIDRLHYRTWKEMEFRDKDGDGAISFSEYFPQFTNEDIERNETSHGEAGFWMKQFRNADADRNGTLNLYEFRDFMHPEDSRNENIQRWLLREKIRQMDVNNDHKLNRLEFSNGAYNIYKTYLEYETQGGNIPTPFEAFAKLDFDGDEFLGVEELKPILQYLCPGELSYAKVYTTYLIREADDNKDGKLSLDEILNHESIFYDTVYDNGRNEDVFHEEL; encoded by the exons ATGTCGAAGGTGGTGGTTACTGCCAAAATCACCGCCTTCATCTTTCTCGTTGTACTATTCATCAAATTGAATGTTAATAATAGTGCATATTATTACACCCCTAAGGGCTTGAGCAGACGATTAGGGCTCAAGATTCGTGACCCCATTTTCGATCCTCTTGTTGCTGAATTGGAACAAAAGcctaaagaaaaaaagaacaataataatTCTAGTGAGAGATCGCGTAAGAAGGAGGATGATAAGTATTTTGATAATGATGGGAGGTTGAAAACAACTTTGAGATTGATGGTTTTGTTTCCAATATTGGATGTTGCACCTAAAGATGGATTCATTGAGTACAAAGAGTTGAAAGTTTGGAATACGCAACAAACGATTGATCGATTACATTATAGGACATGGAAAGAAATGGAATTTCGAGATAAGGATGGAGATGGAGCTATTTCTTTCTCTGAATATTTCCCTCAATTTACCAATGAAGACATAG AGAGAAATGAGACAAGCCACGGAGAAGCAGGATTTTGGATGAAACAGTTCAGAAATGCTGATGCTGATCGAAATGGAACTCTAAACTTATATGAATTTAGAGA TTTTATGCACCCTGAAGATAGCAGGAATGAAAATATACAAAGGTGGCTGTTAAGAGAAAAAATTAG GCAAATGGATGTAAACAACGATCATAAGCTAAATCGATTGGAATTCAGTAACGGTGCTTATAATATTTATAAGACGTACCTTGAATACGAAACTCAGGGGGGCAATATACCAACACCATTTGAAGCATTCGCCAAGCTTGATTTCGATGGGGACGa ATTTCTGGGAGTGGAAGAACTGAAACCAATTCTGCAGTATTTGTGCCCTGGAGAACTCTCCTACGCTAAAGTCTACACCACTTATTTGATTCGAGAG GCTGATGATAACAAAGATGGTAAATTGTCGTTGGATGAGATACTGAATCATGAAAGTATTTTCTATGATACTGTTTATGACAATGGAAGGAATGAAGATGTTTTCCACGAAGAACTCTAA